The following proteins are encoded in a genomic region of Stegostoma tigrinum isolate sSteTig4 chromosome 2, sSteTig4.hap1, whole genome shotgun sequence:
- the pter gene encoding phosphotriesterase-related protein isoform X2 yields the protein MSELIGKVQTVLGPIDPRQLGRTLTHEHLTMSFAFCYTPPPPGQEACSEMPITMNNLYWLKQNPYSHKANLLLNEEMEAVEEELLHFKKVGGGTIVENTTTGICRDVKALHRLSEETGVQIIAGAGFYVAETHSSETRSASVEKLTDILANEILHGADGTDIKCGVIGEIGCSWPMMESERKVLQATAEAQTQLGCPVIIHPGRNSDSPFHIIRILQEAGADISKTVMSHLDRIRLLIDEGYGDSLLMAHDIHTKNRLTKYGGHGYSHILTNIVPKMKQRDVPQSAIDKILVENPKRWLTFKQSNI from the exons ATGTCGGAGTTGATTGGGAAAGTTCAGACCGTGCTGGGACCGATCGATCCCAGACAACTGGGTCGAACCCTAACCCATGAGCATTTGACCATGTCTTTTGCTTTCTGTTACACGCCGCCACCCCCGGGTCAAGAAGCATGTTCTGAAATGCCGATTACCATGAATAACCTCTACTGGCTCAAACAGAACCCATACAGTCACAAAGCCAATCTGCTGTTGAACGAGGAAATGGAGGCCGTAGAAGAGGAACTCCTGCACTTTAAGAAGGTGGGCGGTGGGACTATCGTGGAAAACACGACCACTGGCATATGCAGAGACGTGAAGGCTCTACATCGCCTTTCTGAAGAAACTGGAGTTCAGATCATTGCTGGAGCAGGATTCTATGTGGCTGAGACCCACTCGTCTGAAACGCGGAGTGCATCCGTGGAGAAG CTAACAGATATTCTGGCGAATGAAATTCTCCATGGAGCTGATGGAACTGACATCAAGTGTGGAGTGATCGGAGAAATTGGCTGCTCTTGGCCAATGATGGAGAGTGAGCGAAAAGTTCTTCAAGCTACAGCTGAGGCACAAACACAGCTCGGCTGCCCTGTCATCATTCACCCAGGCAGAAATAGTGATTCACCTTTCCACATCATCCGAATCCTGCAAGAGGCTGGAGCTGACATCTCTAAAACAGTCATGTCCCATCTAGATCG GATCCGTTTGCTCATTGATGAAGGTTATGGAGACAGCTTGCTGATGGCCCACGATATTCACACCAAGAACAGGTTAACTAAGTACGGAGGGCACGGCTAttcccacattctcaccaacatcGTCCCGAAAATGAAGCAGAGAGACGTCCCCCAGTCTGCCATCGACAAGATTCTAGTGGAAAATCCGAAACGTTGGCTAACGTTCAAACAATCGAATATTTGA
- the pter gene encoding phosphotriesterase-related protein isoform X1 — translation MSELIGKVQTVLGPIDPRQLGRTLTHEHLTMSFAFCYTPPPPGQEACSEMPITMNNLYWLKQNPYSHKANLLLNEEMEAVEEELLHFKKVGGGTIVENTTTGICRDVKALHRLSEETGVQIIAGAGFYVAETHSSETRSASVEKLTDILANEILHGADGTDIKCGVIGEIGCSWPMMESERKVLQATAEAQTQLGCPVIIHPGRNSDSPFHIIRILQEAGADISKTVMSHLDRTILEQDKLLEFAELGSYLEYDLFGTEMLNYVFCPVVDMPCDIERIDRIRLLIDEGYGDSLLMAHDIHTKNRLTKYGGHGYSHILTNIVPKMKQRDVPQSAIDKILVENPKRWLTFKQSNI, via the exons ATGTCGGAGTTGATTGGGAAAGTTCAGACCGTGCTGGGACCGATCGATCCCAGACAACTGGGTCGAACCCTAACCCATGAGCATTTGACCATGTCTTTTGCTTTCTGTTACACGCCGCCACCCCCGGGTCAAGAAGCATGTTCTGAAATGCCGATTACCATGAATAACCTCTACTGGCTCAAACAGAACCCATACAGTCACAAAGCCAATCTGCTGTTGAACGAGGAAATGGAGGCCGTAGAAGAGGAACTCCTGCACTTTAAGAAGGTGGGCGGTGGGACTATCGTGGAAAACACGACCACTGGCATATGCAGAGACGTGAAGGCTCTACATCGCCTTTCTGAAGAAACTGGAGTTCAGATCATTGCTGGAGCAGGATTCTATGTGGCTGAGACCCACTCGTCTGAAACGCGGAGTGCATCCGTGGAGAAG CTAACAGATATTCTGGCGAATGAAATTCTCCATGGAGCTGATGGAACTGACATCAAGTGTGGAGTGATCGGAGAAATTGGCTGCTCTTGGCCAATGATGGAGAGTGAGCGAAAAGTTCTTCAAGCTACAGCTGAGGCACAAACACAGCTCGGCTGCCCTGTCATCATTCACCCAGGCAGAAATAGTGATTCACCTTTCCACATCATCCGAATCCTGCAAGAGGCTGGAGCTGACATCTCTAAAACAGTCATGTCCCATCTAGATCG GACCATACTTGAGCAGGATAAACTGCTGGAGTTTGCCGAACTGGGAAGTTATCTGGAGTACGATCTATTCGGCACGGAAATGCTAAATTATGTGTTTTGCCCCGTTGTGGATATGCCTTGTGACATTGAAAGGATCGATCG GATCCGTTTGCTCATTGATGAAGGTTATGGAGACAGCTTGCTGATGGCCCACGATATTCACACCAAGAACAGGTTAACTAAGTACGGAGGGCACGGCTAttcccacattctcaccaacatcGTCCCGAAAATGAAGCAGAGAGACGTCCCCCAGTCTGCCATCGACAAGATTCTAGTGGAAAATCCGAAACGTTGGCTAACGTTCAAACAATCGAATATTTGA
- the LOC125465707 gene encoding complement C1q-like protein 3 — translation MVLLLVILIPVLVNSAGTSARYEMLGTCRMVCDPYGSKATTAAAETVRDHSLMPLPTFIQGPKGDPGRSGKAGPRGPPGEPGPPGSVGPPGGKGEPGRPGLPGLPGPPGPNAGAISAATYSTVPKIAFYAGLKRPHEGYEMLKFDDVVTNLGNHYDPSTGKFTCSIPGIYFFTYHVLMRGGDGTSMWADLCKNGQVRASAIAQDADQNYDYASNSVVLHLDAGDEVYIKLDGGKAHGGNNNKYSTFSGFIVYAD, via the exons ATGGTGTTGCTGTTGGTCATCCTGATCCCGGTGCTGGTCAACTCGGCCGGTACGTCGGCCCGGTACGAGATGCTGGGGACCTGCAGGATGGTGTGCGACCCTTACGGCTCCAAAGCTACCACGGCGGCGGCCGAGACCGTGAGGGACCACAGCCTCATGCCCTTACCCACTTTCATCCAGGGACCCAAAGGGGACCCCGGACGCTCGGGGAAAGCCGGTCCCCGGGGACCACCCGGGGAACCCGGGCCGCCTGGTTCGGTGGGACCGCCGGGAGGTAAAGGGGAACCGGGGAGACCGGGGCTGCCGGGTTTGCCGGGACCTCCCGGGCCCAATGCCGGAGCTATCAGCGCCGCCACCTACAGCACGGTGCCCAAAATCGCCTTCTACGCCGGCTTGAAGAGGCCCCACGAGGGCTACGAGATGCTCAAGTTCGACGACGTGGTCACCAACCTGGGAAACCACTATGACCCGAGCACCGGCAAGTTCACCTGCTCCATCCCGGGCATCTACTTCTTCACCTACCACGTCCTGATGAGAGGGGGAGACGGTACCAGCATGTGGGCGGATCTGTGTAAAAACGGCCAG GTTCGAGCCAGTGCCATCGCCCAGGACGCCGACCAGAACTACGACTACGCCAGCAACAGCGTGGTGCTGCACCTGGATGCAGGGGATGAGGTCTACATTAAACTGGATGGTGGCAAGGCGCACGGCGGCAATAACAACAAGTATAGCACCTTCTCGGGATTTATAGTCTACGCAGACTGA